Within the Candidatus Sulfotelmatobacter sp. genome, the region GCCGAACTGGGCAAAAAGCGCATTGAGTGGGCGAACCAGTCCATGAAGGTGCTGCAGATTATCCGCAAGGAATTCATCAAGAACCAGCCGCTGAAGGGAATGCGCATCTCGGCCTGCCTGCACGTTACGGCGGAGACAGCGAACCTGGCGATTTGTTTGCGCGACGGCGGAGCGGACGTGGTGCTGTGCGCGTCGAATCCGCTCTCGACGCAGGACGATGTTTCGGCGAGCCTGGTGCGCGATCAGGGCATCGCGGTTTTTGCCATCAAGGGCGAGGACAATGACACGTATTACCAGCACATCATGGCGGCGATCGACCACAAACCGCACATCACAATGGATGATGGCGCGGACCTGGTGACGATTCTGCACACCAAGCGCACCGACGCGCTCGA harbors:
- a CDS encoding adenosylhomocysteinase, which codes for MSTAAQVNSDIKSLELAELGKKRIEWANQSMKVLQIIRKEFIKNQPLKGMRISACLHVTAETANLAICLRDGGADVVLCASNPLSTQDDVSASLVRDQGIAVFAIKGEDNDTYYQHIMAAIDHKPHITMDDGADLVTILHTKRTDAL